One window from the genome of Dermacentor silvarum isolate Dsil-2018 chromosome 5, BIME_Dsil_1.4, whole genome shotgun sequence encodes:
- the LOC119454447 gene encoding uncharacterized protein LOC119454447 yields MFDLKFLWVLLLQVLRATTESVVDCPPKTADTLPVKNCNFYCGQHSNGVWRMGYYVNGTECVYSYEEGNGICAQLEGSAGCHSPNDDDVKAFLHKHFDTSQKKRSKKESKKSSNCGKGPKQKKQKSPKDSSKKTKKVKKDKKKFKKNS; encoded by the exons TCTTGCGCGCAACAACAGAAAGCGTTGTCGACTGCCCACCAAAAACGGCTGAT ACTCTACCTGTTAAAAACTGCAATTTTTATTGTGGCCAGCATTCAAACGGTGTTTGGAGGATGGGATACTACGTTAATGGGACTGAGTGTGTC TACAGTTACGAAGAAGGAAACGGAATTTGCGCCCAGCTAGAAGGATCCGCTGGTTGTCATTCGCCCAACGACGATGACGTTAAAGCGTTCCTGCACAAACATTTTGATACATCGCAGAAGAAGCGTTccaaaaaagaaagtaagaagagTTCCAATTGTGGCAAGGGACCTAAGCAAAAGAAACAGAAGAGCCCGAAAGATAGTTCAAAAAAGACTAAGAAGGttaaaaaagacaagaaaaagttCAAGAAGAATTCGTAG